Genomic segment of Ficedula albicollis isolate OC2 chromosome 3, FicAlb1.5, whole genome shotgun sequence:
CAAGCCCTTCTAAATCCCAAGGTTGACAATGTTTTGTTGTCAGCATAAAGAAAAGGGTTCTGAAACTGGTGCTTCAGCATGGTGTTTTTGCAGGTGTGAACCCATCCCTGTGAGAGTGTGTGACAGGATCAGCCCCTTCCTATGCTGTAATTTGGCAGGTCTCTGGGAATCTGTGGAGTGAAACATAAAGCTACTCCTCGAAATAAATTACCCATGTGTCTCTCCCTGTCTGTGTAGGTGTTCCTATTCTTGCATGTTTATGTGCCTACTCTGAGCAGAGCCAAAAGCAAATGTCTTTGAGGATATGAAATACTGAGTTTGTCCCCAAGGAAAGGACTGTCAGAAACCTCAATCAGAATAGTACTTAAAGGTTTCTTTTGGTCACCAATCAGCAGCTGATATTCCCCCAAGGTTGTGTGAGTTTGCTTTGCATGAATTTGCTTGAGAGGTCAATGTGGCAGTCAGGCACTTGGGTTTGCTGCGTTGTTTTTGTGCGTGTCTTTCAAAAGTGTTTGCAGAGCTACACAAATGCTTCTGTAAGGGAAGATACTTTGGAAAATTGAACTATGTGCTAGAGCCACAACACTTGCTTGCATGTCTAGAAGTTGGTGGTATGGATATTATGGCATTATAGTGGTAAGATTATTGGAGCAAGATAAGCAAACTGTAACACTCAGGGGTGGAGGAGAGAAGAGTAAAGAGCCAATTACTTTAGAGAAGGCCTTGCTTGCCTGAACCCACAGTGCTTAGGTATAAAGATGCTGGAAACCTTCAAAAAATGTCTGAAGGATAAGGAATTTTGTGACAGTTATTTTAAGATACATGTcatctttgatttttaaaaagaaattttaaagtgTTACTTTAGTATGTCACCTTtgcaaaatctatttttattatctttaaaaatattccttgctTCTGTAGTCATAAAGATATGCATCTTCAAAATTGGTTCAGTCCatacttttccttttaagttaGTTACAAGCCAACTTAAATTAGCTAACTAACAAGTTTCTTCATAGTCACTTGGCAAAAAATTCTTTTGTTGTGGAATTGGACCCTTCCTGAAAAACATGGCTGGACAAAATGGTTTGGCAGAGGAATGGCTTCCTTGATTTTATAACTGGTAGGAGCAGAAATCCATGGATTCTGTCTGGCAGGATTAATTACTGTCGTGTGAAATTATTCCTTGAGCATATGCAGAGTAGTTCATTTAAACTTTGGAATGCAAGCTGTAGGAAACTGCTACCTATGGTCTTACCATACTGATTTCATTTAgtaaaagttcattttttattccagcttataataataatttttgggATTTGATAGAGAAATGGATACATTTCTGTTTGAGACCTAATTCTATGATGCATTACCAGGATGTATATATTAATGATGTCaagaatgtaaaataaatgtttttccaaaTTCTGTATTCTCTATTACTAATTCATCAAAATTCTGACATAgttaggttgtttttttttaactctaaaAGAGGCTTTCggaaacattttcctgttctttatAAGCTGAGCTCTCTTGTTAGTTGCCTGGGCAATGCAACTgcatcctgcctgtccctcttGTTAGTGCAACAGCTGATAGCCCGTGCTGAATCAGGGCTATTTgtaaatgaaaaggaaacacTGCAACACTGTCAGGAGGAGTAAAACCCCGTGGTAGTCTGCCAAATGGGGCAGAACATGCCTGACTCCAGCAGAAAGAGCTGGACTCACCAGGAGCTTGTGCTTTCTTATCTGACCCAAGTGATTTGGAGGAGCTCCAGAGGTTGTGGCTTCATTTCTCACGCAGATCAAGGTGTGCAAGAACAAGGTGCGtggcagggaacagcagcatgGGCAGAGTTCTAGGGCTGATCCAGTACCTAGCATCATCAAACCTCTCTGTGTGTTGTTAGTGAGTTTTGGGGGAGCCTTTAACAGCTTCTCACTTGAAAGTGTATGTGATAGGGTTGTTAAAGAGAGGTGGTTCATTTTCATCTCTCACAgccccaaaacaaaaagaattgaCAAAGAAATTTACTTCATATAGAGAGAGATGTTCTGATTTCAGGCGTGGGTTGGAATAAAATCTGAGTCTGAACAGTAAAAACAAACGAAACTGGAGTATGTTTGAGCAGTGATGGGAAGAGGGAAGTTTATGTTAAGtagtaaaaagaagaaaaaggcactTCTTGGATTATTGTGACTCTATGGTGGGAAGACTGTTTTGGTCATTATAGTTTAAAGAGCAGCTAAATATGTTACTGTAAATATGTTacctgttttggttttttacctTTTGTAGAAAACCATCTTTAAGATGTAAAAAGAGGTGCCCAGCTTTCCTCTCAGAGCAGTCTAGGCACTAAACCATTTGATGGACTCTAGAATAAGACTGATTTTTGGCAGGTCTGAAGGCTAGTAATATCGATGGAACAAGGTTTAGTATGACTGGTAATAAAGTTAGATCTAAAAATTGGAGTCTGAGGGTATTTGGAGCCAACTTAGATTTCACTTAGGcaatttttcagatttcatcAGTCACAGAAACTGGTGGGGGAAGGTAACTCTTCCTGGGGGTGGTCTGCAGCTCTCAACTTCCAGGGTAGAATGGATAGATTTAGtcatcaatttttaatttagcaTGCCAGGATCTGTTAATAATCTTCATGCAATTAAGCAAGCACGTTTTGTGTTACCATGGCATTGCAGTTGGACAGCAGTTGCTAGCATACCCTACATGCTTAATAATGCATCCCACTCCAACAGCAGTGCTTCAGAGTCAGTATTTCccttgctgtttttttccaaaagctgttATTGAAAACTTTGGTTATGATATTAATGGCTGGCATATTGCATTCTTCACGTCAAGTGGAACATATTTGAAAAACTCAGTGTTACTCTTCcccctaggaaaaaaaacccaacaaaacaaagcaaaaaaaccccaaccctgcCCCACTAATGGAAATTGTGCTGTGTGTTTCAGGTGTTCTTTTGCATGTTATGGGAGATGCACTTGGATCTGTGGTCGTGGTAGTTACTGCTACTATCTTCTATGTACGTCCTCTGGGGGATGCTCCTTGTAATTGGCAGTGCTACATTGATCCAAGCCTGACAATAGTCATGGTGTTCATCATCTTGTCTTCTGCATTCCCACTTATAAAGGAGACCTCGACTATTCTGTTGCAGATGGTCCCCAAAGGTGTTGATATGCAACTACTGAGTAAGTCAAATTTGTTGTTGAAATGCTGTAAATTTTAATGGAGTATTTCAATGCATATGTTATTTGTGGAATGACATGTTTGGATTATTTACTCATAATAGCTCTAAATTCTCAAGAACTGTGAGAAATAATCACATGCCTGTGTCCTAGCAACACGACTCAAATCTCTCTGGATTAGTTAAAGCATGCATTTTGAGAATGTGGTGCTCCAACAATACATCAAACATAGCAGGTCTTGAGCTGTTAATGCTTTGTGTGGGTTATTTGTGGAAGAAACAACTTTGAGTTACAATCTTTTTCAGCCGTGCAGTGGCTGTTTCCGAAAGCTTCCAAAGCACCTTAGAAATTTCCATTAGGGTTGGTTAATGTTGTAGCTCTTAGATGCTGTTCACGCAGCTTCATTGTGGAGTAAAGCTGAGTGTTTCTGGAATTCCCTTATGCTCAGGGCTTAAGGAAACCAGGAGATGTGGGGTCTTGATGGAGGAAGTGATGCTGTAATATTTCCCCTGTGAACAGCTGGTAAATTGCCATTAGGGAGCCTGAGGGATGGGTGAATCCAAAAGGAAGGATGCCACGTTCATCACCTGGAGGCTGAACTGAAGGCAGCTGGGAGTAGACACGTTGTATCAAGTATATCTCTTCTAAAATGATAATTTTGACACTGCTGCTTTTGGATAGGGGCCCTATTGAGCCAGCTGATAATCAGCCAGTGCACCAAAGCCCCTAATACCTTTCCCTTATGCCTTCCAGCCGACAGACTGGCTCGTGTACCAGGGGTTAGCAGCCTCCACGAGGTGCACGTCTGGGAGCTTGCAAGTGGGAAGAACATTGCCACTCTTCACATCAAGTGCCAAACCCCTTCTGATTACCAAGATGCTTCTTACAAGATGAGGAAGATTTTCCACGAGGCAGGAGTGCACTCCGTGACCATCCAGCCCGAGTACGCCGACCACAAGACCTTacacctgcagtgcagctcacCCTGCATCTCCAAAGCCTGTGactctcagctgtgctgcagccagagggagCCCCCCCGGGCTGAAACCAAtggctgcagggagaaaagTGGAAGCCGcctttctgcacagcacagagacaaTGGTTCAAGGAAAAGTGACGTCGAAATCCCTGTGGAGGACCCAGTGGCAGAGGAGAGAGTGAAAAACGTGAAAAATTGTGACGCGTCTGATGACAAATCACAGTTGGGTAGTACGAGATTTTAGGCAGTTTGCTCTGATCTGTGTGGTGCTCTCATGGAGCAAACACATCCTGGTTGGGTAAGGGGGCATCTGTGGTTGTAGCTGAAGTTGGTGAGGCAAAAAGATTTCTGTGCTTTAGCTGTAAACCAAAATACACCTAAAACCCACTTGTACCTGAAATAAGGATTAAGATTTCCATCAGGGCTGTTGGATTCATGTGATTTTTGTGATGCAGCCTTACCCAGTTCCTTGCCAAACTAAGGCTGAATGCCTACTGTTAGAGTGGATGGGGTGTATTGCTCTCTGTCTGCACTGATGTTTGCAGTTCATGGCCCCTAGCACTGGGAAAGAACCTCTGGcctttcctgctgggatgagctgtTTCTTGAAAGCCCTGTGGCCAGTTAATGATTGTACTGGGCTGAAGTACTGTATGTTTATAAAGGACTTCAGTAGAGATGCTTTACTGATCCTTAAACCCCATTTCTGCATGGACAATTCATTTTTAACAGTAACAATTCTGGCCGGTGGAGTTTGTGAATGAAATTAAGAGTGTCTAAGGGGAAGCACTCAGGAATTTTGACTTGTGTTATTTTCTTGATCGACTCCTACATTTAGGGACAGAGCAGAAGCTGGTCTTGCTTCTCTACAAGTAATACTGCAGTCCCAGCCTAATCACAGATGAGCATGCTGTGGAGTAGACCGCTTGTCATGAAAGCACAAAGTACCTACTAATGTTGTCTGTACTGACTGTAGCAAATGGAAATGCAGGCAGTCATCCAATtaacttttatctttttcactGTTGTGATTGTACAACtaagtcttttaaaattcttcttatCCTTCTCCTGACAACACAAGTTCCAAGAGCCATGGTCTATTTCATCATTGTGCGGGATGATTGCATTATCTTTAACACTGAGTCTGTCATTATTCATGCTGAATAAATAAGCTAATGTGTTTATTACCAACAGTTGAAATTCTGCAATTCTATTATTAAGGCATAATTTAATATTGTATTAATTAAGGAAGCACCTTTAAAGTCTTGTATGCAGTATTATTGCTTACAGGGagctttaaaaacattaaacCAGGACATTTTTCCTGGTTTGGTCACAGTCATTTCTTGTTGTCTGGTTTTAAAGGTCTTGGTGCTTTGAACCCTACCCTGTGCCCTGgccctcctccccctgcccaaAGGTGTGTCTCAAAGTGTATTTAGTGAAGCAGTTCACTATCtttttgctgcttgctttttctGAAGGTATGCAAAGGTGCTCTAAGGAAAACAAGGTGATGTGCCCCGTCACCAGTGCTGGATTTCAGCCAGGCGTGGTCCACAGGTTTCTGGGAGGGGAAACCCACTACTCAATCCACACTGAGTCTAGTGCTTGGTCTCCCTGGCTATGCAGATCAGATCCAGAAGGttccaaatatattttgctGGCAAAAGCAGCCTTTCAATGGTCTGTGTGGCCTGGACAGGctgttttattcatttattcacaGGGACACCTTTCTAAAGTAGTTGTGTTTTTACCTCAGTGACACCTTAACAGAAAGGGCAAATTGatttccagcctgggctggaaaaATACCAGGACCTCCTTGAAAGGATGGCTTAAAAGCAGCCAACTCCTTATCAATAAAGATGATTGCAATAATTCaatgaatattaaaatacagcagGGTATTTTATGCTTGGAATGTAGTATTTACTGAAGCAGTGATTTCAGTCTAAATAGCACATTTCTATAAATATAATTCCCCCTTTTAAACAGACTTTTggatgaattaaaatattttttaccatTTCATTGCAAGTTTGTATCATACAAATTAACCTATTTGTTAATCAAATTAAGAGCTTGATCCTCCAGCTTCTTTGATTCtgttggcagcagcaggatcttACTTGGCAGGTACTGCACGAGTGAATGTAAATCAGGAAACATTGTAAGAATTGCTCTGCCTCTTAAAAGCAAGTGCCATGAAGTAAGACAGCcctttcttctgttctttttccccccccccctctttattttcatctgtgATGATGCTTTGATGTaaataacaaatatatttatcGTGTTTTTGAGGACTGGAATAGAAATCTCCTAAAATAACAATGTCTATGGGAGAACTTTCTTCCCAGatattctttaaaacaaacaccCGTTTATAATTAGGCataattatttgtattataAATCAGGTAATTtgatatatgtgtatgtatatatatacatatttttttaaatggttgaAAGCTGGAATGGCAGTATTTACTCTGGAATTAAAGAAAACTAGTATGTGTGATGCTGGGGCATATGTCAAAGTGGacaatttttattcttcaagTGTTAAAACTGTggcaatgtatttttaagaacttttaAAAGTGTTGTAACctgaaaatacaatgaaataacattcttaaactttattttctcttgtctgGTTGAATGTACTGTAACTGCTGCTTGTgaataaatgggaaaatacCAGGGATTATAGAAATCTTTAtacctagaaaaaaaaacaggtttaaaatttgctttattaCTTAAGAAAGCAAACCCAACAGAGctgttttatttatgaaataaacctcgggtttttttggtttttttttgtgttgggcCTTTCAGGGTATTCAGCTAAGGTTTTTGAGCAGCATCTTTGCCTTCCTTTGAgtaacagaatatttttctcctgtacTGTGTGTCCCCTCTCTACTTCTGTGGGAGACTTCATTCCAATCTGTGTGTATTTTGTATTGGCCTATTTCCCTTCAGTTCTTGGCATATCTCTTCTGATTCTCTTGAAGCAGGCTTCCCTCATTTTGAGATGCAGTGTATTTCCATGTTAACCCTTATCCATGGGTACTTGTTCTAAATTCAGTTTTGTAGTCTATTGCACTGTCATAAAAGCTCTATTCTGGCCTCTTTAGCTGAGTTTCTTTGTTTCCCTCCCTGTCAAGTGCAggttccctgtgctgctctgtcctcTTCAATCTTATGATTGTCTCTcttggtttttgggttttcttgcAGTGACTGTCCCTTCTGTCCATTGGTGCTGGtggcaaaggaaataaattatgtgTGATTTTTAACTGGTTGTCCAGCTCCTGTGAATGTGATCCATAGCCAGTCATACATGTGACCTAGTAGGATGATGACAAAATCAGATATTCTGCAGTAAAAGTGAAACGTGGAAATGGCACTGAGAGCAAAAGCAATTTACTGGCCTTCATCAGCTGTGTGCCTTTTCTTAAAGGGAATCAATTCTTTGCCACCTTTTCATATCTGCCAAAAGCAccaatttgatttttaatttttttcttcttctgaaacCCTCTAAATGCAGGTGTTGCCTTTATTCTTCATTATAAAGAAAACTGCTACTATTTTCAGGAATATTGCCTTTGTTTTGCCAGTTTTCATTTGACTCCCTTTTCCTTGTCTTCTTTATAATACTTACCTTGACTCACAgtgaaagtgtatttttttcctctgaatgtTTTTTCTCATTGTCTCTTCAATAAAAGCAGGATGGTTTTGATAGCCTGGTCATGGTGATCTACCAAtaacagagtttaaaaatacctttttatgCACTGGTTTAATTTTTGCACTCCATTCTATTAAAAAACACCCACTCTCCGGTTACTGTTGCAAACCAGGttttgatctttattttttgctattctTTCTGTCTCCCATTCCTGATTATAATGCTTCCTGTCCTGAATGCTCCCTTTTATTCTGAACTTTGGAGGGAATGTGCTAGGAcctggattttttcccaaagaGAAGTTCACTACCCAAGCTCTATGGATGGCTTGATGTGAGCTACTCTGAGGACCATTTCGTGTCCTGTGGTCTCTGTAGAAGTGTTATTTAAGTATCCATCCTGAGATATGAACACATATGTTTATGTACAATTAAACTCTTTATTAACACTCTATCTGAATCAGCTTCTTAAGAAAGGTGGATTTCTAAACCTGGGAAGGTGTAATGAAGTCAAGAGGGTTTGTTGGTCATTCATTAACATCTTGGGGGAAAGCTTGGTAAAAGATAATTCAAAAGCTAGGAACATTCCTATAAGATCTGCTGTTTACCCTGCTGTAGAGTGGAAGCACTTTCTATgttaaatactttatttcaacAGTGATACCTTGATATGAGGATGTCCCTGTATAAGATTGTTACATTTATGGAGCTGTGTTGCTTAAAAGTTTCCTcaaatttttctgttccttatGTGATTTAATGTGCAAAGTGTAATTTCCATGATTGCTGAATCTCACTGTGGTTTTATTAACCATTAGTGAGAAATCTCTTAAAGTTTTACGTACAGctatatttttatcaaaatgaaGTTTGAATGTCTTGTaaataaagtgtatttttaaattaaagtttgTTCTGAGCTTGGTGTATGCTAGCAATAGGGAGCTTGTGTCTCTGGATAATTTTAAGACTTTTGTACGAGTGAAATTTGTTCTCTTCCAGTGTTAATGTTATGTTAATCCTGTGTTAATGTTATATTAACATCAACTGTTAATGCAACAGTTAATGTTGCAAATTTTGTATGTATTTAGAAGAAAAGGGGATCAACActcaaaagcttttcttctgcaagCAGTCTTGCATTTTGCCTCATGGAGAAAGTTGAGTGTGTATATTGTGATTCCCACTCCTGGCTTTCATGACCTGAATTTGTGGGCTAGAAATGGGATGAGGTCTAGCACTACAAGTTTAGGTGCTGTTTTTGGAGCAGCAATCCTGGAGCTGCCCTCATATGTTCCTCTCTCCTTAGCATCAGTATCAGGTACCTGCCACCTGGTCCCTACCCTGTTGTATCCAACTCTCCACTTGTTCACATCCCTACTCATTTAGTTAACAATTCTCAATGAGGAGGCAGTGGTTATTGTGCTTggcttttgtggtttttttcttgtttgagtCTGTCTGGGTGGCAGATATTACATAAATGCTCCATTAAGAAATTCAGTTCATGTTTGGCCAGTATATTGCCTGTGCTTTTGTGTGTGGTTAATGTTACTCAGATTGTAGGTGATGGATGACTAGTGATTTGGAagacagaactgaaaaatttttaaagcaattccTGACAAAATTAGAATTATACATAGATTCAGAGAATGTTAAGGCAAAGGGACCTTAAGTATTATTTAGTCCTACACctcctgccatgtgcagggatgCCTGCCACTAAACCAGGTTCCTCAAGGCCTTACCTAACCCAGTCTTGaactccagggctggggcatccaCAAACTCCCTGAACAACCTGTTCTAGTGTCTAATCACcctcatagtaaagaatttattcctaatatctaacctaaataCCCCTCTTTCAATTTGTACCCATTATTCCTTGTCATATCACTGCAGAGGAAGAATctctctcctgcttccctgtAGCCCCacttcagatactggaaggctgctatgAAGTCTCTCCAcaactttttcttctccatgatGAACAGCCCCAcattctcagcctgtcttcctAGGCAAGGTGGTCCAGTCCTATCAACTTTGCGGCCTCCTCAGAgttgctccagcagctccatgtcttTCCTTGTGCTGaagaccccagagctggatgcagcactgcaggtgtggtgtcaccagagcagagcagaggaggagaatcACCTCCTTTGACCTGCTGGtcacgctgctttggatgcagcccaggatatcttttgctttctgggctgcaagcacACATTGACAACTCTTGTTGAATTTTTTATCCCCCATCACCTCAAAGTCTTTCTCTATGTGGCTGTACTCAACCACTTCTCTTCCCAAACTGTGGGTGTGTCTGAGATTGCCATGACCCAGGGGTAGGACCTTGCATAGAAACAGTTTCCCTGCTGCACAGACTGACAAATGGCACTTGAAAAGTCAGGACTTCTCTACACAGAGGCCCTTATTTTGTATCTTGGTCCTTTTGGAGCAGAAGGTGTTTTTCCATCTTAGAGGGCAGCTACTGTTTTGGTACTTTTGTACTCTCCAAGAAGCCACAGAAATAGGAGGAGTTTGGGCTGGATGTGGTAGattgtgttttttaaaaca
This window contains:
- the SLC30A10 gene encoding zinc transporter 10 codes for the protein MGRYSGRSIRLILMCVLSLAIFAVEISVAYVGNSLSLASDAFAVLSHLISMIIGLFGVRFSRVRWHKASTYGFSRADVLGAFGNSVFATALMFSIFVEAVKRFINPQKTEKELLVLIIGVSGLGFNILNYVIFMECCYCRAPPGDSETGDSPNDQKSPEVGPEKKKEKKSEALNIRGVLLHVMGDALGSVVVVVTATIFYVRPLGDAPCNWQCYIDPSLTIVMVFIILSSAFPLIKETSTILLQMVPKGVDMQLLTDRLARVPGVSSLHEVHVWELASGKNIATLHIKCQTPSDYQDASYKMRKIFHEAGVHSVTIQPEYADHKTLHLQCSSPCISKACDSQLCCSQREPPRAETNGCREKSGSRLSAQHRDNGSRKSDVEIPVEDPVAEERVKNVKNCDASDDKSQLGSTRF